tcgtatatatacatatatatgtctattattaattatatcagCTTAATCGTTATGTGTTAACTATCCTGTTAAATTCCTCGTTTTTTAGCTCAGCCGTTAGAATCGATCACGGAAATTAGATATGCTACCAACGATACGTTTAAGCGATAATGTAAGCGTTAGCGTATTGTAACATACGCGTGTGAATTTTTGTACATCGTTGATAGACGATAAAAAGAATCGCGATTCACATTCGTTGCGCATTTTATGCAGAAAGTAGCATCTTATAAAATTGTACGAACACGTAGCTTAGAATAGCGAAAGGGACGAGTATCGTAATACGGAGACGCTACGAGCTTTAAGAGCTTTTCACCGATATTTTCACCTCACCGTTGTGTCGCAAGTGGTTCGAACGTGGTGAGAACGGAGTAGTGTAACATTTAAAAAGGAACACGAACGTAAGTCGGATCGCTCGAGTGGGTGGGAGAATTCGTTGCTTCGAAGGTAGGCAGGGCTCTATATAAAATCAAAGGAGGCTATCGAAAAGGTACCATACGAGTTAAAAACGTACTCTCTGTACGCTTAACGTTATTCCTAGGCCCCTCGTacgaaatataaagaaatacgaCGGTAAGGCAACGAGAAATCCACAAGcaacgtaattattttattgcgAGATACTTTTGACGGCAGTAACGGTgatctttcttcgtttcttctcgCCAGATGCAGCCAATTAGCATCGCGGTTCTTGCCGTTGTTTGTTGTTATATCGTACCATGTATAATAGCCAAAGAAGACGCTTTACCATCGACAGAGAGCCGTTCCTCGATTCTCGATCAATCTGTTGGTCAATTAGAAAATGAAGAATATTCGGGCGCTACGTTGAACAGGCAAAAAAGAACGCTTTTGCTGAAGAAAAAGCTTATCGGCGCAGGACTCTTGGGCTTCGGCTTAGGCGCCGTGAAAGGGTAAAAGAACGATATTTCCATGCGTACAGCGAACCTTTACTTAAGAACGTTAAGAATGTAAAATTGTACGGATGTATCGGTCTCGATATTTACAAAGATATCCACGAAATGCTCGATTCAATATCTTACTTTTATTCTATCACTCGCAGGTACAAGCTCGGTTACAAGACGGCTCCAGAAGTTCACCATATTTACGTGTCGAGTCCTCCAGCATCCGTAAAATACGTCGAATACGTTGACAAACCTGTCTTCGTGGAAAGAATAATCGAGAGGCCAACTCCGGTTTTTAAACCGGTACATGTCGAATACAGAGAATCTGCTCCTTATGGGTAAGCGTAACTTACAGCAAAAAGTCGCCGTTTTTCTGTGTCTCATATGCTAATCGAATTTTATTCCTGTTTcctaaatttttttttattcaggCCTTGGTAATATCAATGTAAATCGTGGATCGGTGCAAGCAATCGCGTAGAATTGGCCAAAAATAATAATCCAATAGCCGGCCATAGACCAACAAGAAGAAGTTTGTAAAGTACCAGGAAATTTCTATCAAAACGTCTTCGTATTGGTTTATTCTCATGTACACACGCACACCTATGTATTTATGCATACGTTCAAGACTCATCGTACAAtagaagaaaacaatattttatactATGCTCGACGTTGTATTCGTGACTGGCGATCTAAAATTTAAATAGACGCGATATCGTCATACTGTTTTATTGCTTAAAATGAATTATTGCATCAGGACGAATACAAAGTAACATCGTCACTTTGATTATCTTaaagggaaaagaaaaggaGTACATAGAAAAAGAGTTTCATTTTCCTGTATCATCGATCAAATTTTACTTTCCATGTGTATGCTCTGCTCCACGTTTTGCATCAGTTTATCGCACCGTTCTTAGCCGCATCGTTGCGTAGAACGAATTACGCGGTTCATTTGTCAGATGATTGATTAAAATGGCTCGATGTTAAATAAACGCTCGTATTTTTACATCTTATTATCGATCACAATTCTttccaatatacatatatacgtgttATAAGGTTCGCGATGCGAAACATTCGTTGACAATCTCCTGATAATCTTTCGCCCACGAACGCTTGCAACATTATAAAATGTCCATCTATACATTATGTGCGCTATATACACTTATTCGTACATCTAACACACAAATTATTGCACGATCACATAAAACACGTTTGCACGCGCTGTTTTATCGTAATTAATTGCGTGTGAGGTCGCGCACGCACGCAATTTTTAATTGGCGCGTTTAACGTCGCATCGTTCGGTTCGTTAATCCTCTTATCCTTAATCTCAAAGTACACGTTACGTTCGAAAAATTCGCGAAATTAATCTTTACGATAGGTAATTGCACGATTGGAAAtcggaaagagagagagagagagagagagagagagagaaataccTACGTCTTTATATCATAGATTTTTGAATTATTGTCGACGACGGTTCAGGGACGACGATGTAGCGCACACATTCATGAGAAAATAATAAACTTCTTCTCTTGCTGTACGGAAATGGTGCGAATACGCTTAGTTGCTTGCCAAATCGCATGCAATCCTATTACAGTAATAAAGTATTCGTCTCGCGTGTTGTCTCATTTCAGCAAGGTTTTTAAGAACAATCTTAACGATGAGATTTTGCTTTGTTGGATTGTTCGCAGCATTATGTACCTTACGTAGAAACACGCAACGTTTCGTTCCAAGTCGTAATCAACTGTATCGGgttatcgataaaaaaaaaagtgggCAATTCGAACGACATCGATATCAATTATACGATATTAATTACACCGGTGTACATTTAATATTTCTCGCTTTCTTCGTTCGAAATGAACGAGCCGAACGCTGGAAACTTAAAGATGTACAGCGGAATAACATTTTAGGAATAAAATTTCGTCGATCTCGAaggaaatttttatcaaataatctGTGTGCGAAATGTAAGCGACAGCAGGTAGGTAACAGGTGCGTGTAGTGGCTTTAACAGCGGCGCGTGGTAGAATTTCCCATAACTGTGAATATATTTAAACGCGGAATATTTAAACGATGCTATAGAGCGAGTTCTTATTTACGATTCTGTGGATTTCAGCAAGTAGGCGGATCAAACGTGATGCGATGCGATGTGCGCTATAAGACACTACCTTACAACGCTgaattaccgcaaatttataCGACTCGTATGCGTTCACCTTTCTTTGAATAAGAAAATAGAAGGTATTGCGAGTCTTCTTCAATTTTTTTACAACGATATATGCACCGTTACGCGTGCATCGcattaaaatttcgtttcgtCAGTCGATCGTATCCGAACTGATACGATTATGCGCCTTGAATATTTTTCGTCGAGGCGCCCTGCCTGGCAAGCGATATCGCGATACGATACGATTCCCTGTCGCTCGATCGAATGTGCAAGTAAGTATTTACTTGCACTGGCATAAGGTGGGTTGCGCGTGTACAAACGCGATTCGTAGCGcaggattaaattatttataacttgGAAAAGAAGCCTCGTCGTTTTTACGCATCAACTTTCATCCACGACAGAATCGATTCTGTAATCAACGTTCGCTTTTTATAAACGTTTCGCATGCCATTGGCGACTCGTATCCGTTCTTACGAAGCGAAGCGACCGAGCAAATACGGATCGAAAGAAACGCAAAATTACAGAGTTTGTACGCGTTTCCTATGCGAAGAACATAACGCGAAGCCTGCATGTACGCGTATGCGTGTCTATGTAACAGAGATTGTCATCCGCGATAATGGGTATAAACTTTTCTCTATACTTGGGGACCGTAATCAGCGATCGATCATAGATCAAACGTCGATCTATTATCAGTATCGTAAAATTGTAAGAAAGAATTCCAAGAGGACcgatacaatttttaattttcgcaATGACCGACACGACTGTTCTTTTATCATTTTAGAAATGTAATATCGTTTATACAGCATATCCGATGACTCACGAATATTCGTGACGATtgtcatattttttttttttgtgagaTTTTAGTCGCAGGTGCTCACTGATCGACATTTTGACCAACTAAAATGGAACATTTATCAACGAAGCGTCAGAGACTCGACGGAAAGAGAAACGGACGCGGCTTGTCTGTAGTGCTGAAGAAGAGGTGCCGGAGTAGATGGAACCTCTTCGATACGTTCCaagtcgttcgctgcgcccgcgcTGTTCTGTTTGTACAGTCTTGTTGCTGCCGTATTCGTgttttgttgttgttgctgatgATAATGATGGTGTTGAAGCTGCGGCTGATAATTGGCCGGTTCGCTGAAACCAAGGCAGGCGGTTTCATCGGGCCGATCTAGGCTGAACTGCCTCTTCAAGAAACGACAACCTGTGCTTCTTCCTAAGAGAATCGAATGGATGGTCAATTGGATTGATAGTTTCAGATTAAATAGAGAAAGCCGACAAATATCGAGACTTGCCATAATGTTCGTTCGGAGACAGACATCTGTAATGATTGTATGGCGTGCTCAAGTCGTTCTCGTCGATATAACCGGCTATTCTTCGATGTCTTGGCGGTCCCGGTCTATAAGGAATCGTAGCCGAGCTTGAAATCGACGTAAGGGAAGTGGTAGATGCGCCAAGAACAGCTGTTTCCGGACAAAATATAGCAGATGTTCCTAGAGGCGCTTGAGTATCGCTGGTAGTACTTTTGACGACGGTAGCTGGATTCGCGTCGTCGTTCTCTTTTTCGTTCGGTTTTATCTTCGACGATAAAACTGGCGCTGATTTCGAGGAAGAACTCGAATCGTGAACCTGTTCATCGTGCACGGACACtgcaactttacgcgtctctgcaTTTTTATCGATATTCCTGGCTGTATCGCCATCGTCGACGTTTACGTTGCGACATTCGTTAGGGTTTTTGCGTTCGTCCTCCTCCTTTGTATCTTCGCAAGACAAAGCCATGGATATAGGCGTGCCGTTTGCCGATACGACGTTTTCTTCGTTCATCGAGCTCTCAAATATTAGACTCTCGTTCAGCCTTTGGCGTGGGAAATCGAAAATCGTCAAATATCAAATTAGTCGTTAATCGGATGCTTATTAGACTTATATGAGGAAGGATCGCTTGTCCGTTATACTATCCGTATTCGAGGATACGTGCGCGTTTATCATTGAACATCGGTATTTTACTTAGAAATCATTTTGTcatacgtatatgtatgttCGCGCATGTATCCACGCGATCGTTCCATTTTCGCGTGTACCGTGTACCTACGTAAAACGCAATTGACCATTTCTTACGGTTGCATTATCGTATTTACCGATCTTTCACTTACCCATGGTTTTCCCTGAAGATGGCGGCAGAATGGCAACagataaaagcattaaaaatcTGAAAAGCAAACGGCTCCAATGAAGATCTACCAAATCAAAGTATACGATGCAGATGCAATGAGCGTTAGCACACACTTAACGACGTTGAATATTCGAAGGAGAAAAGAAGGAGAAGAGGAAAGGAGGATCGACGAGGGACGATCGACGTTCAACCGTATCTTCTAATTTGTCGGACGTATAGTTTTAGATGCGACGATGTTCGATGAACGAGACGATCGAGTCGATAGCGAAAGACGAGGGGAAAAGGTAAAGAGAAGACAGGGCAGCCAGATAGACTTATAGAGATCGGATCGATAGAATTATCTAGAAATAAGTAAATGAGATAAATAGGTAGAGAAACGAGCGAAATATTTTCCTTTTCTACATTATGGACATAAATATATGCATGTACTTTGTACATATGTATAGAGGTGgcttttaaaaaaagaaataaaagaactaAACGAGTATAAAGGCTTACCCGAGCGTGGGTGGCTTTGGAAGTTCCTTATCGAATCCTTGTTTCCCTAGTAACCAATAAGTAGGCATTTTTCCCTTGCCTTTAACTTCCGTCCGTCCACGGTATTCGATCTGATATCCACCCGCCTGAATCAGTCGATCTCTTGTCACTTGGCTGAGATGGATACGCCATGGTGCGCCGGTAGACTCCATCCTCGATGCGGTATTAACGGTATCACCGAAAAGGCAGTATCTTGGCATAGTCAGGCCAATAACACCGGCGCAACAGGGGCCTACGTTTACGTAATCGAGATACGCCGTTAAGAcaaaatgtacatatatgtattaacGCAATAGGTATGAAGGCCATGCCGGTGTAAGGCCATACTTAACCGGTATGAAGGCCAATTCGAAGTCTCAGCTGCGTATTTGGCAGATGTTTCAACTTGAATTTTCCGCTTTGGTGCAGTAAATCGAGGGCCATGGTAGCTATTTGAGAAGCATGGTCTGGTATTCTTACGGGACAGCCACCTACGACCATGTAAGCGTCTCCTATAGTTTCCACCTGTAACGGCGAAGAAAGAGAATGATTTTCTTTTCCATTGAACACGACGACAGATACGTATCGATATTTTCCGCGCAGATTTCTTATCGTCGAATAAAAATCGATCACGCTCTTTGACTTATCGACCATGTACTGTGTCTATTGCGTCCTTGTATTCCATCACCTTATATACGGTATATGCGTTGATCGTGGCATCGAAGCAGGTATACAAGTCGTTCAAAAGGTCGACTACTTGGAACGGGGTGGAGTGCGCAGAGATGGTCGTGAAGCCAACAATGTCCGAGAAATAGATCGTTACTTCGCGGAATTCTTCAGGATCAACGGGCATGCCCAGCTTCAATTTCTCAGCAACAGAGCTAAAAGGTCATTGCGTGTTTGATACGCCGCcaatcttaaaatatcaatagGTAAATATAGGTACATCTATACACCTATTGTTCGATTCTGTACCAAAGGAAGAAAGGTAAGGGGGAGGAGAGAGAGAAGTAGGGTGGGCGGAGGCGAGGTGACGTGCGATGAAAGACAAAAGACATCTCTATTTACCTGGGTAACATTCGATTCAATAGCTGTtccgttttcttcttttccatGTCGAGTTGTTCGGTGCGCTCGCGTATTAGCTCTTCCAGATTGTTCGAATACTTTTCCAACATTTGAAACATCGTATCGACGATATTGACTTTTCTACAGATACAGATTAACTAGATGTGTGAAACGAACAACGATCTACAGTAGCGCTAAGAACGGCTAGGTATACGCAAACGTAATAATCATTTACCTTCCATGATTAAGCTTCTTGAAGAGATCGTGGACATCGTTAAAATCGGGTCTCATGTCCGCTGCTTCTGCCCAACATTGACGCATGATATTTATCGCTTCCGGTGGCGCGGCACCTTTGCTTACAGACGGCCGAATCAGTGGCGGTGGTTTCATCACTTTTTCGATGATATCTGCATATAGAAAAGGTGTATATAAATTTCTATGGAGAAACTTGTACGGTCGGTATAAAGGAtttacatttcgttagttaCCTTCCGGGGACAAAGCGAGCATGCAAAATGGTTCTCCGCGGACTACCACTTCCTGCATAATAATACCAAAACTGTAGACATCTCCGGCTTGCGTTCCTTTCTTTCGAAGATTTGGTTGCCTTAATAGTTCGGGTGCCGTCCACAAAAGATCTAAACGCGAACGCGTTAGGAAAACCGTTATTCCGTCGTTCGAAATTTGCAtttcttttgcataaaaaaACTAACGGGAAACGTCATACCCCTAGCGGTTTTTGCCGGAGGAACGATATTTTGTGCTTCGTGAAAAACAGGCAGTCCATAATCGGTTACCTTGAGAACCCAGCGAGCATCGATGACGCAATTTCGCGAAGTAAGATAACCGTGTACACGCACTGGTGTACCATGAAGATATCTCATACCCTTTAAACAGAAATCAGAAATCAGAATACTCGAAAATATATCGGTATAATTTAACACATTGCGTATGGATCACGAGGTATCTCGTATATAGCAAACCGAACTTTGTGTTACGGGATATCTCGCTTTAATGTTTTTTCATACGCGCGTGTCGGTGGCTCGAGAAATTAAGAACTGTATATATGCGTTGTATAAAGGTTTCTTGAAGCGTTTAATAATGTAATGATCTTGGAAGCACGTTGAGCGAACAGGGCGCCGCGCGCAATGTGTTAAAAAGTTGCaaataattgttttatttaCCCGCACAAGATCAGTGAGGAACGATAATCTGAAGGACCAATCGAGCTTGATCTCGTCCTGCACCAGTACGTCTTCCAACGATCCTCTTGAACAATATTCGTAAACAAGGCACGGTCTTGTCGGTTCATTCAAACATCCTATCAGAGGATTGAGATTCTCATGACGCAGACCATGAATCTACGATCGATAATAGAGAAAAGACGCTATTGTCAAACGCCTGTTATCTCATCTCGATGTTAATAGTCGACGATATCGTCGAATGGCAGAATATTCTTACCATGGCCAATACATCCATAGTTTTGCTTTTCAGTTCAAACGTACCCTGAGTTGGTAGTTCTTTCAGTTGCACAAAGTCACCCTGCCATGAACGCGACATAACAGAAAATTGTATATTGCTTGCATGGTCCCGGATAGACAATTACAGGTATCTCTATCCATACGAATACGTATTCATTCGTTAATTTCATACGCGTATACTCACGTTGTATCTTGCACGAGGATCCTTCAAGAAATTATGACGCGTCAAATTTCCTGTGCTAGTTCGTAAACATGGTTTCAGGGAAGATACGCTACCTAGTTGAAGTAGATCTGGCTTTTCTACTTCGGGTCCACCAAACTCTTGCAGTTGTTGCAACCAACAGCATAACATTCTCTCGATACCCTCATCC
The Bombus affinis isolate iyBomAffi1 chromosome 2, iyBomAffi1.2, whole genome shotgun sequence genome window above contains:
- the LOC126928777 gene encoding uncharacterized protein LOC126928777 isoform X4, with the protein product MAGNSFRRLWSWISIMILPGCLFSLNGEQVPCVPYLSDTIDENYNDSKAEVMLFLREDCNSETNTTDMATDIQDYFDRFNFDVQITVIPLSLSCETKTWGLDALLRVLGERRAKALVAALDSPMCEVTVKLAHLWNMPLFTWTCPLKDSEERQVSSIVRLSPSLPMIAKALAEMLIHLQWKTVAIIGTDHEPWMSLERALLNSLQSIGAVVRRRAVLPRRASFEQIRKILRTVYKVSRRDDDLFLPSGNTSISYFDSATSNVNTLATLTPLNLSDSALNVSYETTFDNYDDSVTVADTLEEAEEQETRQRPWNKSKTSNRFHPPRNLSSTFLERLITITPLDYRYDVEKVFEGVERYMVPTLMDRLNETLNILMNDNSSINAFNNKIYTYVMLDWRVDAWKPIMITVEGREKLFVRKLSTNAVAFRNMNDTDLPRCSIDVNGIPFIDCTENTSDESALRIAHIVTIILGSLLLTVFAISVAILIRKKLLKKRMSKGTYKIILTTSDFVFPQVPQVDSRRVDEGIERMLCCWLQQLQEFGGPEVEKPDLLQLGSVSSLKPCLRTSTGNLTRHNFLKDPRARYNGDFVQLKELPTQGTFELKSKTMDVLAMIHGLRHENLNPLIGCLNEPTRPCLVYEYCSRGSLEDVLVQDEIKLDWSFRLSFLTDLVRGMRYLHGTPVRVHGYLTSRNCVIDARWVLKVTDYGLPVFHEAQNIVPPAKTARDLLWTAPELLRQPNLRKKGTQAGDVYSFGIIMQEVVVRGEPFCMLALSPEDIIEKVMKPPPLIRPSVSKGAAPPEAINIMRQCWAEAADMRPDFNDVHDLFKKLNHGRKVNIVDTMFQMLEKYSNNLEELIRERTEQLDMEKKKTEQLLNRMLPSSVAEKLKLGMPVDPEEFREVTIYFSDIVGFTTISAHSTPFQVVDLLNDLYTCFDATINAYTVYKVETIGDAYMVVGGCPVRIPDHASQIATMALDLLHQSGKFKLKHLPNTQLRLRIGLHTGPCCAGVIGLTMPRYCLFGDTVNTASRMESTGAPWRIHLSQVTRDRLIQAGGYQIEYRGRTEVKGKGKMPTYWLLGKQGFDKELPKPPTLGENHGLNESLIFESSMNEENVVSANGTPISMALSCEDTKEEDERKNPNECRNVNVDDGDTARNIDKNAETRKVAVSVHDEQVHDSSSSSKSAPVLSSKIKPNEKENDDANPATVVKSTTSDTQAPLGTSAIFCPETAVLGASTTSLTSISSSATIPYRPGPPRHRRIAGYIDENDLSTPYNHYRCLSPNEHYGRSTGCRFLKRQFSLDRPDETACLGFSEPANYQPQLQHHHYHQQQQQNTNTAATRLYKQNSAGAANDLERIEEVPSTPAPLLQHYRQAASVSLSVESLTLR
- the LOC126928777 gene encoding uncharacterized protein LOC126928777 isoform X2 — encoded protein: MAGNSFRRLWSWISIMILPGCLFSLNGEQVPCVPYLSDTIDENYNDSKAEVMLFLREDCNSETNTTDMATDIQDYFDRFNFDVQITVIPLSLSCETKTWGLDALLRVLGERRAKALVAALDSPMCEVTVKLAHLWNMPLFTWTCPLKDSEERQVSSIVRLSPSLPMIAKALAEMLIHLQWKTVAIIGTDHEPWMSLERALLNSLQSIGAVVRRRAVLPRRASFEQIRKILRTVYKVSRRVTVLCLPTSDEDGLITRVLSEIDNVQQSSNSMWDSMTVIVHTEDDDLFLPSGNTSISYFDSATSNVNTLATLTPLNLSDSALNVSYETTFDNYDDSVTVADTLEEAEEQETRQRPWNKSKTSNRFHPPRNLSSTFLERLITITPLDYRYDVEKVFEGVERYMVPTLMDRLNETLNILMNDNSSINAFNNKIYTYVMLDWRVDAWKPIMITVEGREKLFVRKLSTNAVAFRNMNDTDLPRCSIDVNGIPFIDCTENTSDESALRIAHIVTIILGSLLLTVFAISVAILIRKKLLKKRMSKGTYKIILTTSDFVFPQVPQVDSRRVDEGIERMLCCWLQQLQEFGGPEVEKPDLLQLGSVSSLKPCLRTSTGNLTRHNFLKDPRARYNGDFVQLKELPTQGTFELKSKTMDVLAMIHGLRHENLNPLIGCLNEPTRPCLVYEYCSRGSLEDVLVQDEIKLDWSFRLSFLTDLVRGMRYLHGTPVRVHGYLTSRNCVIDARWVLKVTDYGLPVFHEAQNIVPPAKTARDLLWTAPELLRQPNLRKKGTQAGDVYSFGIIMQEVVVRGEPFCMLALSPEDIIEKVMKPPPLIRPSVSKGAAPPEAINIMRQCWAEAADMRPDFNDVHDLFKKLNHGRKVNIVDTMFQMLEKYSNNLEELIRERTEQLDMEKKKTEQLLNRMLPSSVAEKLKLGMPVDPEEFREVTIYFSDIVGFTTISAHSTPFQVVDLLNDLYTCFDATINAYTVYKVETIGDAYMVVGGCPVRIPDHASQIATMALDLLHQSGKFKLKHLPNTQLRLRIGLHTGPCCAGVIGLTMPRYCLFGDTVNTASRMESTGAPWRIHLSQVTRDRLIQAGGYQIEYRGRTEVKGKGKMPTYWLLGKQGFDKELPKPPTLGENHGLNESLIFESSMNEENVVSANGTPISMALSCEDTKEEDERKNPNECRNVNVDDGDTARNIDKNAETRKVAVSVHDEQVHDSSSSSKSAPVLSSKIKPNEKENDDANPATVVKSTTSDTQAPLGTSAIFCPETAVLGASTTSLTSISSSATIPYRPGPPRHRRIAGYIDENDLSTPYNHYRCLSPNEHYGRSTGCRFLKRQFSLDRPDETACLGFSEPANYQPQLQHHHYHQQQQQNTNTAATRLYKQNSAGAANDLERIEEVPSTPAPLLQHYRQAASVSLSVESLTLR
- the LOC126928777 gene encoding uncharacterized protein LOC126928777 isoform X1, yielding MAGNSFRRLWSWISIMILPGCLFSLNGEQVPCVPYLSDTIDENYNDSKAEVMLFLREDCNSETNTTDMATDIQDYFDRFNFDVQITVIPLSLSCETKTWGLDALLRVLGERRAKALVAALDSPMCEVTVKLAHLWNMPLFTWTCPLKDSEERQVSSIVRLSPSLPMIAKALAEMLIHLQWKTVAIIGTDHEPWMSLERALLNSLQSIGAVVRRRAVLPRRASFEQIRKILRTVYKVSRRVTVLCLPTSDEDGLITRVLSEIDNVQQSSNSMWDSMTVIVHTEDDDLFLPSGNTSISYFDSATSNVNTLATLTPLNLSDSALNVSYETTFDNYDDSVTVADTLEEAEEQETRQRPWNKSKTSNRFHPPRNLSSTFLERLITITPLDYRYDVEKVFEGVERYMVPTLMDRLNETLNILMNDNSSINAFNNKIYTYVMLDWRVDAWKPIMITVEGREKLFVRKLSTNAVAFRNMNDTDLPRCSIDVNGIPFIDCTENTSDESALRIAHIVTIILGSLLLTVFAISVAILIRKKLLKKRMSKGTYKIILTTSDFVFPQVPQVDSRRVDEGIERMLCCWLQQLQEFGGPEVEKPDLLQLGSVSSLKPCLRTSTGNLTRHNFLKDPRARYNGDFVQLKELPTQGTFELKSKTMDVLAMIHGLRHENLNPLIGCLNEPTRPCLVYEYCSRGSLEDVLVQDEIKLDWSFRLSFLTDLVRGMRYLHGTPVRVHGYLTSRNCVIDARWVLKVTDYGLPVFHEAQNIVPPAKTARDLLWTAPELLRQPNLRKKGTQAGDVYSFGIIMQEVVVRGEPFCMLALSPEDIIEKVMKPPPLIRPSVSKGAAPPEAINIMRQCWAEAADMRPDFNDVHDLFKKLNHGRKVNIVDTMFQMLEKYSNNLEELIRERTEQLDMEKKKTEQLLNRMLPSSVAEKLKLGMPVDPEEFREVTIYFSDIVGFTTISAHSTPFQVVDLLNDLYTCFDATINAYTVYKVETIGDAYMVVGGCPVRIPDHASQIATMALDLLHQSGKFKLKHLPNTQLRLRIGLHTGPCCAGVIGLTMPRYCLFGDTVNTASRMESTGAPWRIHLSQVTRDRLIQAGGYQIEYRGRTEVKGKGKMPTYWLLGKQGFDKELPKPPTLGENHGLNESLIFESSMNEENVVSANGTPISMALSCEDTKEEDERKNPNECRNVNVDDGDTARNIDKNAETRKVAVSVHDEQVHDSSSSSKSAPVLSSKIKPNEKENDDANPATVVKSTTSDTQAPLGTSAIFCPETAVLGASTTSLTSISSSATIPYRPGPPRHRRIAGYIDENDLSTPYNHYRCLSPNEHYGKSTGCRFLKRQFSLDRPDETACLGFSEPANYQPQLQHHHYHQQQQQNTNTAATRLYKQNSAGAANDLERIEEVPSTPAPLLQHYRQAASVSLSVESLTLR
- the LOC126928777 gene encoding uncharacterized protein LOC126928777 isoform X3 — encoded protein: MAGNSFRRLWSWISIMILPGCLFSLNGEQVPCVPYLSDTIDENYNDSKAEVMLFLREDCNSETNTTDMATDIQDYFDRFNFDVQITVIPLSLSCETKTWGLDALLRVLGERRAKALVAALDSPMCEVTVKLAHLWNMPLFTWTCPLKDSEERQVSSIVRLSPSLPMIAKALAEMLIHLQWKTVAIIGTDHEPWMSLERALLNSLQSIGAVVRRRAVLPRRASFEQIRKILRTVYKVSRRDNVQQSSNSMWDSMTVIVHTEDDDLFLPSGNTSISYFDSATSNVNTLATLTPLNLSDSALNVSYETTFDNYDDSVTVADTLEEAEEQETRQRPWNKSKTSNRFHPPRNLSSTFLERLITITPLDYRYDVEKVFEGVERYMVPTLMDRLNETLNILMNDNSSINAFNNKIYTYVMLDWRVDAWKPIMITVEGREKLFVRKLSTNAVAFRNMNDTDLPRCSIDVNGIPFIDCTENTSDESALRIAHIVTIILGSLLLTVFAISVAILIRKKLLKKRMSKGTYKIILTTSDFVFPQVPQVDSRRVDEGIERMLCCWLQQLQEFGGPEVEKPDLLQLGSVSSLKPCLRTSTGNLTRHNFLKDPRARYNGDFVQLKELPTQGTFELKSKTMDVLAMIHGLRHENLNPLIGCLNEPTRPCLVYEYCSRGSLEDVLVQDEIKLDWSFRLSFLTDLVRGMRYLHGTPVRVHGYLTSRNCVIDARWVLKVTDYGLPVFHEAQNIVPPAKTARDLLWTAPELLRQPNLRKKGTQAGDVYSFGIIMQEVVVRGEPFCMLALSPEDIIEKVMKPPPLIRPSVSKGAAPPEAINIMRQCWAEAADMRPDFNDVHDLFKKLNHGRKVNIVDTMFQMLEKYSNNLEELIRERTEQLDMEKKKTEQLLNRMLPSSVAEKLKLGMPVDPEEFREVTIYFSDIVGFTTISAHSTPFQVVDLLNDLYTCFDATINAYTVYKVETIGDAYMVVGGCPVRIPDHASQIATMALDLLHQSGKFKLKHLPNTQLRLRIGLHTGPCCAGVIGLTMPRYCLFGDTVNTASRMESTGAPWRIHLSQVTRDRLIQAGGYQIEYRGRTEVKGKGKMPTYWLLGKQGFDKELPKPPTLGENHGLNESLIFESSMNEENVVSANGTPISMALSCEDTKEEDERKNPNECRNVNVDDGDTARNIDKNAETRKVAVSVHDEQVHDSSSSSKSAPVLSSKIKPNEKENDDANPATVVKSTTSDTQAPLGTSAIFCPETAVLGASTTSLTSISSSATIPYRPGPPRHRRIAGYIDENDLSTPYNHYRCLSPNEHYGRSTGCRFLKRQFSLDRPDETACLGFSEPANYQPQLQHHHYHQQQQQNTNTAATRLYKQNSAGAANDLERIEEVPSTPAPLLQHYRQAASVSLSVESLTLR